In Paeniglutamicibacter kerguelensis, one genomic interval encodes:
- a CDS encoding SHOCT domain-containing protein — translation MIFAGTTTTDDIPPEVLEQMGIEDAVDFGYVDPELAGYPGGLGFIFESFDVIFGIVALLVLVGFIFTAFIWVRNYKAGKNAGLDPFTLQTELAVRAANSEMLAPKKTVEQKLIELDGLLARGLITRDEHTQARLKALGD, via the coding sequence ATGATTTTTGCAGGCACGACAACCACCGACGACATTCCGCCGGAAGTCCTGGAACAAATGGGGATCGAGGACGCTGTCGACTTTGGATACGTGGACCCAGAACTGGCCGGCTATCCCGGCGGGTTGGGTTTCATTTTTGAATCATTCGACGTCATCTTCGGAATCGTCGCGTTGCTCGTCCTCGTGGGCTTCATATTCACGGCTTTCATTTGGGTCCGAAATTACAAGGCCGGCAAGAACGCTGGGCTGGATCCGTTCACACTGCAAACCGAATTGGCGGTCCGTGCTGCCAACTCGGAGATGCTGGCACCTAAGAAGACTGTTGAACAGAAATTGATTGAACTGGACGGTCTTTTGGCTCGCGGTCTCATCACGCGTGATGAGCACACGCAGGCCCGGCTCAAGGCTCTGGGCGACTAG
- a CDS encoding IS982 family transposase — translation MDNDLDTLATALYASTDDFLKANPQLLPWRPAVGLQPRITDAELVTVSVLQALLGFTSERRWLRHARADLCEWFPHLPEQSGYNKRLRHLGETLQAVIAYLGRDTGLWADGIWVADSTPVECGRSRETAHRSELAGFAEYGYCASHSRWFWGLRLHLLCTLSGLPVGFALTGAKADERETLLGILDSMPAGIGAGQVILADKNYYGRIFEQDLAEAGIVLVRPTRQGERRRPGKEFLKPLRQVIESINDTLKGQLDLESQGGRTIAGVTVRVLQRILALTVVIWNNQNTGRHPLRSLTAYDH, via the coding sequence ATGGACAACGACCTGGACACCCTTGCAACAGCACTGTACGCCTCGACGGACGACTTTTTGAAGGCCAATCCGCAGTTGCTTCCGTGGCGTCCGGCGGTCGGTTTGCAGCCGAGGATCACCGACGCGGAACTGGTCACCGTGTCCGTGCTCCAGGCCTTGCTGGGCTTCACCTCGGAACGCCGCTGGCTTCGCCATGCGAGGGCTGACCTCTGCGAATGGTTCCCACACCTGCCCGAGCAATCCGGCTACAACAAGCGCCTGCGGCACTTGGGAGAAACCCTCCAAGCCGTGATTGCCTACCTGGGCCGGGACACCGGCCTGTGGGCCGATGGCATCTGGGTGGCCGACTCCACCCCCGTCGAATGCGGGCGCTCCCGCGAGACGGCGCACCGCTCCGAGCTGGCGGGGTTCGCCGAATACGGGTACTGCGCCTCGCATTCACGCTGGTTCTGGGGCCTGCGCCTGCACCTGTTGTGCACGCTGTCCGGGCTGCCGGTGGGTTTCGCGTTGACCGGCGCGAAGGCCGACGAACGCGAAACCCTGCTGGGGATCCTGGACTCCATGCCCGCCGGGATCGGGGCCGGGCAAGTGATCCTGGCGGACAAGAACTACTACGGCAGGATCTTTGAACAGGACCTGGCCGAGGCCGGCATCGTCCTGGTGCGGCCCACCCGGCAGGGCGAGCGGCGACGACCGGGCAAGGAATTCCTGAAGCCATTGAGACAGGTCATCGAGTCAATCAACGACACACTCAAGGGCCAGCTGGACCTCGAATCACAAGGCGGGAGAACCATTGCCGGGGTCACCGTGCGGGTCCTGCAGCGGATCCTTGCCCTGACCGTGGTGATCTGGAACAACCAAAACACCGGCAGGCATCCGCTGCGCTCGTTGACCGCGTACGACCACTGA
- a CDS encoding CPBP family intramembrane glutamic endopeptidase: MPPAGNPDGTTRKALKIELLIVLGLSLGQSGVYSIVNLIDKMTRAPLGSQTTTLNNSLNKREYFDLTYQLLDIFFALVPVMLVFYLLWRLPGGNPFARLGFDLTKPFKDLGWGAGLFLAMGLGTLGVYAVGRALGLTTIIVPAALDDYWWTLPVLVLSAIRHGILEEVIVVGYLFERLGRLGWGKWQIIFTSAVLRGSYHLYQGFGPFIGNVAMGVVFGYVYSRRGRVMPLVIAHAFLDIAGFVGYALLGSAIGVGS, translated from the coding sequence ATGCCACCGGCCGGCAACCCGGACGGCACCACGCGCAAGGCGCTGAAGATCGAGCTGCTGATAGTGCTAGGTCTTTCCCTGGGGCAATCGGGCGTGTACTCGATCGTGAACCTCATCGACAAGATGACCCGCGCACCCCTGGGTTCGCAGACGACGACGCTGAACAATTCCCTGAACAAGCGCGAGTACTTCGACCTCACCTACCAACTCCTGGACATCTTCTTTGCCCTGGTGCCGGTCATGCTGGTGTTCTACCTGCTGTGGCGCTTGCCCGGAGGCAACCCCTTTGCAAGGTTGGGTTTTGACCTCACGAAGCCGTTCAAGGACCTTGGCTGGGGTGCCGGCCTGTTCCTGGCCATGGGCCTCGGAACGCTCGGCGTGTATGCGGTCGGCCGCGCGCTGGGGCTGACCACGATCATCGTCCCTGCCGCATTGGACGACTATTGGTGGACTCTTCCCGTCCTGGTCCTTTCGGCGATCCGCCACGGGATCCTGGAAGAGGTCATCGTCGTGGGGTACCTCTTCGAGCGGTTGGGGCGCCTTGGCTGGGGCAAGTGGCAGATCATTTTCACCAGCGCGGTGCTGCGCGGCAGCTACCACCTCTACCAGGGGTTCGGGCCGTTTATCGGCAACGTCGCCATGGGCGTCGTCTTCGGCTACGTGTATTCCCGGCGGGGCCGGGTCATGCCGCTGGTCATCGCGCATGCATTCCTGGATATCGCCGGTTTCGTCGGTTATGCACTCTTGGGTTCGGCCATTGGTGTTGGATCGTAA
- a CDS encoding bifunctional o-acetylhomoserine/o-acetylserine sulfhydrylase: MSNDWSFETRQIHVGQEPDATTGARALPIYQTTAFVFPTAESAAARFALQELEPIYTRIGNPTQDAVEQRIASLEGGVGALLLASGQAATTFAVLNLAEAGDHIVASPSLYGGTQNLFKHTLRKLGIEVTFVADPDDLEGWRAAIKPNTKALFGEVVSNPRQDVLDIESISAIAHEAGVPLIVDNTLATPYLVRPIEWGADIVIHSATKYLGGHGTAIAGVIVDSGNFDFAADPEKFPGFNTPDESYNGLVFGRDLGVDGILGANLAYILKARVQLLRDLGSAVSPFNAFLIAQGLETLSLRIERHVSNAVEVANWLEAQPQVESVNYAGIESSPWFERGRKYGPKGIGAIVAFEISGGLEAGQGFVDALKLHSHVANLGDVRSLVVHPASTTHAQLTEAERVAAGVSPGLVRLSVGIENVADIIADLRAGFEAVASLAEVELQGVTR, encoded by the coding sequence ATGTCAAACGACTGGTCATTCGAAACTCGTCAGATCCACGTGGGCCAGGAGCCCGACGCCACCACCGGCGCGCGGGCCCTGCCGATCTACCAAACCACTGCCTTTGTGTTCCCGACCGCGGAAAGCGCGGCCGCACGCTTCGCGCTCCAGGAACTGGAACCGATCTACACGCGCATCGGTAACCCCACCCAAGACGCAGTGGAGCAGCGCATCGCCAGCCTCGAGGGAGGCGTCGGTGCACTGCTGCTGGCCTCGGGCCAGGCCGCCACGACCTTCGCGGTCCTCAACCTCGCCGAGGCCGGGGACCACATCGTGGCAAGCCCCAGCCTGTATGGCGGAACGCAGAACCTGTTCAAGCACACGCTGCGCAAGCTGGGCATCGAGGTCACTTTTGTTGCCGATCCCGACGACCTCGAGGGTTGGCGCGCCGCGATCAAGCCGAACACCAAGGCACTCTTCGGCGAGGTCGTATCCAACCCCCGCCAGGACGTCCTGGACATCGAATCGATCTCGGCCATCGCCCACGAGGCCGGCGTCCCGCTGATCGTCGACAACACACTTGCCACCCCGTACCTGGTGCGTCCCATCGAATGGGGTGCGGACATCGTGATCCACTCGGCCACCAAGTACCTCGGCGGCCACGGCACGGCCATCGCCGGCGTCATCGTGGACTCGGGCAACTTCGACTTCGCCGCCGACCCGGAAAAGTTCCCGGGCTTCAACACCCCGGACGAGTCCTACAACGGCCTGGTCTTCGGCCGCGACCTGGGTGTCGACGGCATCCTCGGCGCCAACCTTGCCTACATCCTCAAGGCCCGCGTCCAGCTGCTGCGCGACCTGGGCTCGGCCGTTTCCCCGTTCAATGCGTTCCTGATCGCCCAGGGCCTGGAAACGCTGTCGCTGCGCATCGAACGCCACGTCTCCAACGCCGTGGAGGTCGCCAACTGGCTTGAGGCGCAGCCGCAGGTCGAGTCGGTCAACTACGCCGGCATCGAGTCGAGCCCGTGGTTCGAGCGCGGCCGCAAGTACGGCCCGAAGGGCATCGGGGCGATTGTTGCTTTCGAAATCTCCGGCGGCCTCGAGGCCGGCCAAGGTTTCGTTGACGCGCTGAAGCTGCACTCCCACGTGGCAAACCTTGGCGACGTCCGCTCGCTGGTGGTCCACCCGGCCTCCACCACCCACGCGCAGCTCACCGAGGCCGAGCGGGTCGCGGCCGGTGTTTCCCCGGGGCTGGTGCGCCTGAGCGTGGGCATTGAAAACGTTGCCGACATCATTGCCGACCTCCGGGCCGGCTTTGAGGCAGTCGCCTCGCTGGCCGAGGTTGAACTGCAGGGTGTAACTCGTTGA
- a CDS encoding SGNH/GDSL hydrolase family protein, with protein MANPLKEDSATDSTLIHPWRRYVALGDSFTEGIGDVDPSSPGGYRGWADRVAEQLSRGVEDFAYANLAIRGRLIAQVFDEQAGPALELKPDLISLCAGGNDVIRPGGDPDAIADKLDALMRILATSGSTILLFTGPDIRDTPVLAGIRGKVAIYNENVRTIAARYDAVVADMWSLRELHQPHMWSEDRLHFSPLGHHTIAAMALDALNVSHDLQQARPGEAETKNWREARREDLIWARTHLAPWVLRRIRHQSSGDGITPKRPLAVPFSDHTPGSSLGTGLMD; from the coding sequence ATGGCCAATCCCCTCAAAGAAGATTCCGCGACCGACAGCACGCTGATCCACCCATGGCGGCGCTACGTGGCCCTGGGCGATTCCTTCACCGAAGGAATCGGCGATGTTGATCCAAGCAGCCCCGGTGGCTACCGCGGGTGGGCAGATCGAGTGGCCGAACAACTCAGCCGCGGGGTCGAGGACTTCGCCTACGCGAACCTCGCAATCCGCGGCCGTCTCATTGCCCAGGTTTTCGACGAGCAGGCGGGCCCGGCACTTGAGCTCAAGCCGGACTTAATCAGCCTGTGCGCCGGCGGCAACGACGTCATTCGCCCCGGCGGGGATCCGGACGCCATCGCCGACAAACTCGATGCACTCATGCGGATTCTTGCGACCTCCGGCTCAACCATCCTGCTTTTCACCGGCCCGGACATCCGCGACACCCCGGTATTGGCCGGCATCCGAGGCAAGGTAGCGATCTACAACGAAAACGTTCGCACGATCGCCGCCCGATACGACGCAGTCGTGGCAGACATGTGGTCCCTGCGCGAATTACACCAGCCGCACATGTGGTCCGAGGACCGCCTGCATTTCTCGCCCCTCGGACACCACACGATCGCGGCCATGGCCCTTGACGCGCTGAACGTTTCGCATGACCTCCAGCAAGCCCGACCCGGTGAGGCCGAAACCAAGAACTGGCGCGAGGCCCGCCGAGAAGACCTGATTTGGGCCCGCACCCACTTGGCCCCCTGGGTGCTGCGTCGGATCCGCCATCAATCTTCGGGCGACGGCATCACGCCCAAGCGCCCCTTGGCCGTTCCGTTCAGCGACCACACGCCCGGTTCATCGCTTGGAACCGGTTTGATGGACTAA
- a CDS encoding DMT family transporter, whose product MARPEPSAVAGALVLAGSAGMLMPLQALITSSAAAPLGGFLPAAILSASTALACMLVASVSIPAARRGWRQVGTVWRERSVPRYFVLAGLIGAYYIVAQAMSVGSIGLALFAVAVVGARTLSSILIDVIGFSPAGRQPITRQRLAGACLLVVGASVAAWGTGARAAEDPMAPVALVVAIVAGLLVSFQQSMNGRAGQAYGSTATATTINYVASVGGLLLAMAVVALLGVESFGFAEAPQWWMYFAGPLGILFVVTGVSLVPKLGSLVLGIGLVTGQLVGSLLMDLLLEPERVGTSEIVGTLLTLVAVFITSWRPNGRPQWKASKLS is encoded by the coding sequence GTGGCACGTCCAGAACCCAGCGCAGTCGCAGGTGCATTGGTGCTCGCCGGCTCGGCGGGCATGCTGATGCCGCTTCAGGCGCTGATCACCTCCAGCGCTGCGGCGCCCCTCGGAGGATTCCTGCCGGCAGCGATCCTCAGCGCATCGACCGCGCTGGCCTGCATGCTAGTCGCGAGTGTCTCGATCCCGGCCGCCCGCCGGGGCTGGAGGCAAGTCGGCACGGTGTGGCGCGAACGCAGCGTTCCCCGCTACTTCGTTCTGGCGGGCTTGATCGGCGCCTACTACATCGTCGCGCAGGCGATGAGCGTGGGCAGCATCGGGCTGGCCCTCTTTGCCGTGGCTGTTGTCGGGGCAAGGACGCTGTCGAGCATCCTCATCGACGTGATCGGGTTCAGCCCCGCGGGTCGCCAACCCATCACCAGACAGCGGCTGGCCGGCGCCTGCCTCTTGGTTGTCGGGGCCTCGGTGGCCGCGTGGGGGACAGGTGCGCGGGCAGCCGAAGACCCGATGGCGCCGGTAGCGCTGGTGGTGGCGATCGTCGCCGGGTTGCTGGTCAGTTTCCAGCAGTCGATGAACGGGAGGGCCGGGCAGGCCTACGGGTCGACGGCGACGGCAACAACCATCAACTATGTGGCCTCCGTCGGCGGGCTGCTCCTGGCGATGGCCGTCGTTGCCCTGCTGGGCGTCGAATCCTTCGGCTTTGCCGAAGCGCCGCAATGGTGGATGTATTTCGCCGGTCCACTCGGCATCCTTTTTGTCGTCACGGGCGTCAGCCTGGTTCCCAAGCTTGGATCACTGGTGCTGGGCATTGGGTTGGTGACCGGGCAACTCGTGGGTTCGCTGTTGATGGACCTGCTGCTTGAACCGGAACGGGTCGGCACCAGTGAAATCGTTGGAACCCTGCTGACCCTCGTGGCCGTATTCATCACTTCATGGCGCCCCAACGGGCGACCGCAATGGAAAGCAAGCAAGTTATCGTGA
- a CDS encoding VOC family protein has protein sequence MMRLDHVTYACGPDGLAATAARIGAALGLESVKGGIHPRFGTRNVIFPLLNDQYLEVVEVLNHPSSDKAPFGQAVRARSELGGGWMGWCVAVDDLAPVEARLGRGSVPGNRKFPDGQELTWRQIGINGLIADPQVPYMLRWDDGTENLHPSKALTPVGKISSISIAGSSERVADWLGQPEQLPVGEVKVDWQAPNGTPGILSVTFETPKGSITL, from the coding sequence ATGATGAGGTTGGACCATGTAACTTACGCTTGTGGACCCGACGGCCTCGCGGCAACTGCCGCTCGGATCGGCGCGGCCCTTGGACTCGAATCTGTAAAGGGCGGTATACACCCACGATTTGGCACCCGCAATGTCATCTTCCCGTTGCTGAATGACCAGTACCTCGAAGTTGTCGAGGTACTGAACCACCCGTCATCGGACAAGGCACCGTTCGGCCAGGCCGTTCGCGCCCGTTCCGAACTTGGTGGCGGCTGGATGGGCTGGTGCGTTGCGGTTGATGACCTGGCACCGGTCGAGGCACGCCTGGGCCGTGGCTCGGTGCCGGGAAACCGGAAGTTCCCCGATGGACAGGAACTGACCTGGCGCCAGATCGGCATCAACGGTTTGATCGCCGATCCGCAGGTCCCCTACATGCTGCGTTGGGATGACGGGACAGAAAACCTGCACCCGTCGAAGGCCCTGACGCCCGTCGGCAAGATTTCGTCGATCAGCATCGCCGGATCGAGCGAACGCGTCGCAGACTGGCTCGGACAGCCCGAGCAGTTGCCCGTCGGCGAAGTCAAGGTCGACTGGCAGGCACCCAACGGGACGCCGGGAATCCTTTCGGTGACCTTCGAAACCCCCAAGGGTTCCATCACGCTCTAG
- a CDS encoding RNA-binding S4 domain-containing protein — MANSEVFHIQIRDESIRLGQLLKLASLAEDGLHAKQMIEDGLVKVNGEIETRRGAQIRNGDTVTVNGESVQIETA; from the coding sequence ATGGCAAATTCCGAGGTATTCCACATTCAGATCCGCGACGAATCAATCCGGCTGGGACAGCTGCTCAAGCTGGCGTCCCTGGCCGAGGACGGCTTGCACGCCAAGCAGATGATCGAAGACGGACTGGTGAAGGTCAACGGCGAGATCGAGACCCGCCGCGGTGCCCAGATCCGCAACGGTGACACCGTCACGGTGAACGGCGAATCGGTCCAGATCGAAACCGCTTAG
- the metX gene encoding homoserine O-acetyltransferase MetX: METDVVLYDAETAQTLDYAPDGILRHLRTGEYTFETGGVLPDVVLGFETWGTLNEDASNAVYIAHALTGDSHVARGLSTEPGWWDGFVGPGKTVDTDRYFVVSANMVGGCSGSTGPASLDPDGKPWGSRFPFTTIKDSVRLEARLADALGIKVWHTVLGGSMGGARVLEWAVEFPERVKNCVVVAATAESSAEQIAFAQAQSAAIRLDPDFAGGDYYANDNLPSAGLGLARRIAHITYRAEPELEVRFGRAAQEGEAPVGSANLNRGRYQVESYLDHQAGKLVGRFDANSYLVLTEALMSHDVGRGHGSVQTALARLSSVNFFVSAVDSDRLYWPEQSERLAKALPNPVEVRYITSPIGHDGFLTDIEQLGDALAEQIFS; encoded by the coding sequence GTGGAGACTGACGTGGTGCTTTACGACGCCGAAACCGCCCAGACGTTGGACTATGCCCCGGACGGGATCCTTCGGCACCTCCGCACGGGTGAATACACCTTTGAAACCGGCGGCGTGCTTCCGGACGTGGTGCTGGGCTTTGAAACCTGGGGGACGCTCAACGAAGACGCGTCCAACGCGGTTTATATCGCCCACGCGCTGACCGGGGACTCGCACGTTGCACGCGGCCTCTCAACGGAGCCCGGCTGGTGGGACGGCTTTGTGGGCCCGGGAAAGACCGTGGACACCGACCGCTACTTTGTGGTCTCGGCAAACATGGTCGGCGGCTGCTCGGGATCCACCGGACCGGCCAGCCTGGACCCGGACGGCAAGCCGTGGGGCTCGCGTTTCCCCTTCACCACCATCAAGGACTCCGTGCGCCTCGAGGCGCGCCTGGCCGATGCCCTGGGCATCAAGGTCTGGCACACGGTGCTCGGCGGTTCCATGGGCGGGGCCCGGGTGCTGGAATGGGCCGTGGAGTTCCCGGAGCGCGTGAAGAACTGCGTCGTGGTTGCGGCTACCGCGGAATCCTCGGCGGAACAGATTGCGTTTGCCCAGGCACAGAGTGCGGCCATCCGCCTTGACCCGGACTTTGCCGGCGGCGACTACTACGCCAACGACAATCTCCCCTCGGCGGGGCTCGGCCTGGCCCGCAGGATCGCTCACATCACCTACCGTGCCGAACCCGAGCTCGAGGTGCGCTTCGGCCGCGCCGCACAGGAAGGTGAGGCGCCGGTTGGCTCCGCGAACCTGAACCGCGGGCGCTACCAGGTGGAAAGCTACCTGGACCACCAAGCCGGCAAGCTGGTGGGCCGCTTCGACGCCAACAGCTACCTGGTGCTGACCGAGGCCTTGATGAGCCACGACGTGGGTCGGGGGCATGGTTCCGTCCAGACGGCACTGGCACGACTCAGTTCGGTGAATTTCTTCGTTTCAGCGGTTGATTCCGATCGCCTGTACTGGCCCGAACAATCGGAACGCCTGGCGAAGGCCCTGCCGAACCCGGTGGAGGTCCGCTACATCACCTCGCCGATCGGGCACGACGGGTTCCTGACCGATATCGAGCAGCTCGGCGATGCACTTGCGGAACAGATTTTCTCCTAG
- a CDS encoding alpha/beta hydrolase: MSENTWNPTVLWSRPEAERAGTPLLVLLHGYLSNEEDLMGLAPMLPDEFTVVSVRAPKALGPGFTWFPLMQDLDYSFDAVKESVADLWAWLEPIAKQHSSVSLLGFSMGMAVATSLLRHQPQAISTVIGLSGFAVPGDESGFFKDDELAAVKTPMFWGRDQADPVITTDKVEYTHAWATENVHVTKVLYANMLHSVNAQEMAHVHEFLTHVVLKGATV, translated from the coding sequence GTGAGTGAAAATACCTGGAACCCCACTGTCCTCTGGTCGCGCCCCGAAGCCGAGCGGGCCGGCACGCCATTGCTGGTGCTCTTGCACGGATACCTGTCCAACGAAGAAGACCTCATGGGATTGGCCCCTATGCTTCCCGACGAATTCACCGTTGTTTCGGTGCGGGCCCCGAAGGCCCTTGGCCCGGGCTTCACCTGGTTCCCGCTCATGCAGGACCTTGACTATTCGTTTGATGCGGTCAAGGAGTCGGTCGCGGATTTGTGGGCCTGGCTCGAGCCGATCGCCAAACAGCACTCTTCCGTAAGCCTGCTGGGGTTCTCCATGGGCATGGCGGTGGCCACGTCGCTGCTGCGCCACCAGCCGCAGGCGATCTCCACCGTCATTGGACTCTCGGGCTTCGCTGTACCGGGGGACGAGTCCGGATTCTTCAAGGACGATGAACTTGCGGCCGTCAAGACCCCGATGTTCTGGGGTCGCGACCAGGCTGATCCCGTCATCACGACGGACAAGGTCGAGTACACCCACGCCTGGGCCACCGAAAACGTGCATGTCACCAAGGTGCTGTACGCAAACATGTTGCACTCGGTCAATGCTCAGGAAATGGCGCACGTGCACGAATTCCTGACTCACGTGGTGTTGAAGGGTGCCACCGTCTAA